The following is a genomic window from Crossiella equi.
GGAGCAAGCCGCCGGTGGCCCTGCTGGGCCAGGTGATCGACGTGGCGGGCAGCGCGGCCGGGGTGACCCTGGCGCGCACGCCGGGCCGCAACGTGGCCGCGCTCGGTTCGGTGCTGCGCGACGCGACGAGCGTGCTGGCCGCGGCCACGCTGTCGCTGTCCCGCCAGCACCTGCCCGGCGAGGCGCGGTTCACGCTGGTCTGCGTGGCCGAGGACGCGCGGCCCCCGGCCGAGGCGCTGGCCTGTGCGCTCAAGGACACCGGCAACGAGGTGGAGCTGGTCGACGTCGACGGCGTGCGCTCCTGCCTGGACGGCATCGCCGCCGACCTGGCGACCCGGGCCGCGCGCGGCACCGGCAGCACCGAGCCCGCCCGGCCGCACTACCTGGTGCTCTACGCGATCGACGCGGCCTACCCGCTGCTGGAGCAGAAGGACCCGACCACGCGGGCCTCCGGCATCGACAGCCTCAAGCAGATCCTCAAGCACGGCCCGGAGCTGGCCACGCACACCATCGGCTGGTGGCGCAGCGTGCAGCGGCTCAAGGGCGGCTTCCTGGGCGGCGGCATCGAGGACCTGGGCGCCTGGGTGGCGCTGGACGTGCACGGGCCGGACCTGTCCAGCCTGGCCGCCGGACAGCTCATCACCTGGTCGCCGAGGCCCCGGCGCGGGCTGTTCTTCGACCGAGCCGAGCACGCGCGGCCGGAGGTCGTGATCCCGTTCAACACCACCGAATCCGGCGCGGAGGAGCAGCTGTGACCGAGGGGCAGTCCGCGAGCGAGCGGTACCGGGCGATCACCGGCCAGGTCGACGAGGCCCTGCGCCGCATGCACAAGGTCGACGGCGAGCGAGCCAAGGAGCTCGCCGACGTGGTGCGCACGACCAAGGCCACGCTGGACACCAAGGACAAGCAGCTGGCCGACGTCCAGGAGACCATGAGCACGTGGTGGAAGCACGTGGGCACGCTCTTCTACGAGGAGCGCTGGTTCCGCATGAAGCACATCCCCAAGCCCATGCGCCCGCTGCCCGGCCACACGGTCGAGCAGCTCGTGCAGGACGCGGCCCGCGCGCAGAACGAGCTCTCCGACCTGCTCAGGCGCAAGCCCGGTCTCATGCGCCGTGGGTGACCTGCTGCTGCGCTGGGCCTCCCAGCGCCTGGCCGACGGCACCGGGCGGTTGTGGGAGCGGGCGGGGTCCAGCGCGCTGTACGCGCCGAACCTGGGCCGGGACCGGCTGATCGTGAGCGGCGACCCCCGGACGGTGGTCACGCTGGTGCGCGCGGCGGTGGCCGAGCTCGGCCCGCGGGTACCGGTGGTCGGCGACTCCGCGCTGGTCGAGGAGATCGCGCCGGAGCTGCCGGAGTTCGACCAGGCGGTGCGGTTCGGCTGGATGGACACGTGCGCGCCGGTGCCCGCCGAGCCCCGCGCGGGCTGGTTCGACGGCGACCCGGCCGAGATCGAGGCGCTGCTGGCGGTGGCCAACCCGGACTCCTGGGTGTGGCCGGGCGACGGCGCCGCCAGGCGCTGGGCGGCGGTCCGCGTGGACGACAAACTGGCCGCGGTCGCGGCGGACGTCTGGTCCGCGCCCGAGGTGGGTTTCCTCGGCGGGGTGGGCACGCATCCCGGTCACCGGGGCACGGGCCTGGGCGGCGCGGTGTGCGCCTTCCTGACCCGCGAGCTGGTGGCCGGGCACGGGGCGGCCGCGCTCGTGGTGGGCGGCAGCAACACCGCGGCGGTGCGCCTGTACGAGCGGCTGGGCTACCGCTACCGGCCGCAGACCGCGCTGCGGCTCACCAGCGCCGGGTAGCCGTGGACCAGGCCTCGGCCAGGCCCGCGGTGCCCAGGTCGATGGCCTCGGTGACGACCTCGCGCAGCTCGCCGACGTCGCGGTAGCCGCGGCGGCAGGCCAGCTCCATGCCCAGCCGCGCGCTGGCGCACACCAGGCGAACCAGCAGGCGGCAGCGCAGGTCGGTCTCGGCGTCCACGCCCTGACGGAGCGCGACCTGCTCGGCCGCGCGCACCTCGGCGGTGGCCGACATGGCGCCCCAGCGCGCGGACAGCGTGGGGTTGTCGACGACCAGCTGGTAGGTGGCCCGGAAACGCTGCGAACTGCCCTCCATCGCGGTGATCTGCTCGAACATCACCAGGTAGGCGTTGCGCACCGCGAGCACCGGTGGCTCGTCGGCGGGCCGGGCGGACAGGGCCGTCACGCACAGCTCGTCCACCTCGGCGAACTGCGCCAGCGCGACGTCCTCCTTGCCCGCGAAGTAGCGGAAGAACGTGCGCGGGGAGATCTCCACCGCCGCCGCGATCTCCTCGACCGTGGTGGCCTCGAAGCCCTTGTCGAAGAAGAGAGCGAGGGCGGCGTCAACCAGCGCCGTGCGGGTGCGCAGCTTCTTGCGCTCCCGCAGGCTGAGTTCCTCGTTGACCACGCTCACAGTGTCAGTCTACGACAGGTGTCGCGCTACGCCTAATGTCGTGCTATGTTTTTTGTCAGCGAGTGACACTTTCTCAACCGAGGAGCACGGCATGACCCTCCCGACCACCGGCCTCGAGATCCGCCTGGCGTCCCGCCCCGACGGCTGGCCCACCCTGGACAACTTCGACGCGGTCCAGGCCGAGGTGCCCACCCCCGGTTCGGGCGAGGTGCTGGTGCGCAACAAGGTCATGAGCGTCGACCCGTACATGCGCGGCCGCATGAACGACGTGAAGTCCTACGTGCCGCCGTTCCAGATCGGCAAGGCCCTGCAGGGCGGCGCGGTCGGCGAGGTCGTGGTGTCCAACTCGGAGAAGTTCGCCGTGGGCGACCTGGTGCTGCACTTCGGCGGCTGGCGCGAGTTCGCCGTCGTGCGGGAGGCCGACGGCGTCAAGGTGGACGCGAACCTGGCCCCGGCCGGTGCGTTCCTCGGCGTGCTGGGCATGCCCGGCCTGACCGCCTACGCCGGTCTGCTCGCCGCCGCGCAGTTCAAGGAGGGCGACACCGTCTTCGTCTCCGGCGCGGCCGGTGCGGTCGGCTCGCTGGTCGGC
Proteins encoded in this region:
- a CDS encoding GNAT family N-acetyltransferase, producing the protein MGDLLLRWASQRLADGTGRLWERAGSSALYAPNLGRDRLIVSGDPRTVVTLVRAAVAELGPRVPVVGDSALVEEIAPELPEFDQAVRFGWMDTCAPVPAEPRAGWFDGDPAEIEALLAVANPDSWVWPGDGAARRWAAVRVDDKLAAVAADVWSAPEVGFLGGVGTHPGHRGTGLGGAVCAFLTRELVAGHGAAALVVGGSNTAAVRLYERLGYRYRPQTALRLTSAG
- a CDS encoding TetR family transcriptional regulator, translated to MSVVNEELSLRERKKLRTRTALVDAALALFFDKGFEATTVEEIAAAVEISPRTFFRYFAGKEDVALAQFAEVDELCVTALSARPADEPPVLAVRNAYLVMFEQITAMEGSSQRFRATYQLVVDNPTLSARWGAMSATAEVRAAEQVALRQGVDAETDLRCRLLVRLVCASARLGMELACRRGYRDVGELREVVTEAIDLGTAGLAEAWSTATRRW